One window of Methylococcus sp. EFPC2 genomic DNA carries:
- a CDS encoding (2Fe-2S)-binding protein: MYICICKSVTDHQIRKAVFEDRVSSMRELRRCLGACDQCGKCATDAHAILRSSISERTEMEQACMEAAA; encoded by the coding sequence ATGTACATCTGTATCTGCAAGAGCGTAACGGACCACCAAATTCGCAAGGCGGTGTTCGAAGACAGGGTCAGCAGCATGCGGGAGTTGCGTAGGTGCCTCGGTGCTTGCGACCAGTGCGGCAAATGCGCGACCGACGCCCATGCGATATTGCGTAGCAGCATCAGCGAGCGGACGGAGATGGAACAAGCGTGTATGGAAGCCGCCGCTTGA
- the bfr gene encoding bacterioferritin, whose translation MKGNPQVIDHLNRLLAGELTAIDQYFIHSRKFHDWGLDKLYTQIDHEMAEERGHADLLINRILFLEGHPDLATRAPLNEGDDVPGILRNDLALEHEVVVQLREVMAFCESVQDYETRDILLKLLKDTEEDHTWWLEKQLRLIDTLGLPNYLQSQI comes from the coding sequence ATGAAAGGCAATCCCCAGGTCATAGATCATCTAAACCGCCTGCTTGCCGGCGAGTTGACCGCCATCGACCAATATTTCATCCACTCGCGCAAATTCCATGACTGGGGGCTGGATAAGCTCTATACCCAGATCGACCACGAAATGGCCGAGGAGCGAGGACACGCTGATCTGCTCATCAACCGCATACTTTTTCTCGAAGGGCATCCCGACCTGGCCACGCGCGCGCCGTTGAACGAGGGCGATGATGTGCCCGGCATTTTGCGCAACGACCTGGCCCTGGAACATGAGGTCGTGGTCCAGTTGCGCGAAGTAATGGCTTTCTGCGAATCGGTACAGGACTACGAGACCCGGGACATATTGCTCAAACTCTTGAAGGACACCGAGGAAGATCACACCTGGTGGCTGGAAAAGCAGTTGCGACTGATAGACACGCTAGGCTTGCCGAACTACCTGCAGTCGCAGATTTAG
- a CDS encoding YcxB family protein yields MAEIEYEVREQDLIAFNEHQISESQATQKFMRRHQAVVPGVIVSISLLLFFYYKDIPTALFAGVVGVLWGSGVPAYFKWSWRKQVRAMYTEEEKTCILGHYTLRTEPKELVEISERGESRIAWDDILRVEVTKRHVFIFVSSTAALIIPRKAVKKGELHTFVKEADQLIAAAE; encoded by the coding sequence ATGGCAGAAATCGAATACGAAGTGCGCGAGCAAGACCTCATTGCGTTCAACGAACATCAAATCAGCGAATCGCAGGCCACGCAAAAATTCATGCGTCGGCATCAGGCGGTCGTGCCGGGAGTGATCGTAAGCATCTCGCTGTTGCTGTTTTTCTATTACAAGGACATACCCACGGCGCTTTTCGCCGGTGTTGTGGGTGTATTGTGGGGCAGCGGCGTTCCCGCCTACTTCAAATGGAGCTGGCGCAAGCAGGTGCGCGCCATGTATACGGAAGAGGAAAAGACCTGCATATTGGGCCACTACACGCTGCGTACCGAGCCCAAGGAGCTGGTTGAAATCAGCGAACGCGGCGAGTCGCGCATCGCCTGGGACGACATTTTGCGAGTGGAAGTCACCAAGCGGCATGTTTTCATCTTCGTCTCGTCCACCGCCGCCTTGATCATTCCCCGCAAAGCGGTCAAGAAAGGCGAACTGCACACCTTCGTCAAGGAAGCGGACCAGCTCATCGCTGCAGCCGAATAA
- a CDS encoding ATP-binding cassette domain-containing protein — protein sequence MINFKSLALRRGVRLLFEHASLTLHAGNKVGVVGANGAGKSSLFALFLGELLPDAGTLELPPGLVLAHVAQETPADSRPAIEYVLDGDRELRTLEAELKQAEQAHDGLHLAQLHARFEHIGGYQARSRAARLMSGLGFQAGDEDRPVTDFSGGWRMRINLAQALMCRSDLLLLDEPTNHLDLDAVLWLQDWLSTYPGTLLLISHDRDFLDAVTDRIVHLENQVLTVYTGNYSAFEVRRAELLAQRQAAYDRQQREIAHIRSFVDRFRAQATKARQAQSRIKALARMEVIAQAHADSPFDFAFQPPAKLPRPLLRVREASVGHGQKRILENVDLTLAPGDRIGLLGPNGAGKSTLIKTLAGDLPLLAGERIEAQDLKLGYFAQHQIEQLRMDESPLRHFQRLDTKASEKDLRNFLGGFGFQGDAAMAEIAPFSGGEKARLALALLVYQRPNLLLLDEPTNHLDLEMRYALSRALQDFEGALVVVSHDRYLLRTVADEFWLAHDGRVEPFEGDLEDYRKKLAASGAPSPAALETGATALSRKDQRRLDADKRQQLRPLQQALQKAESELDKLGQERHQMESALADPGLYEPDGKDRLQALLRDKARVDRALAAAENAWLEAGEALEAAQQVDAA from the coding sequence ATGATCAATTTCAAGTCGCTCGCGCTCAGGCGCGGCGTTCGCCTGCTTTTCGAACACGCCTCGCTGACGCTGCACGCCGGCAACAAGGTCGGCGTCGTGGGCGCCAACGGGGCCGGTAAATCCAGCCTGTTTGCCCTATTTCTCGGTGAACTCCTGCCCGATGCCGGAACTCTCGAGCTCCCCCCCGGCCTGGTGCTGGCACACGTCGCACAAGAAACCCCGGCCGACAGTCGCCCGGCCATCGAATACGTGCTCGACGGCGACCGTGAGCTTCGTACGCTGGAGGCCGAGCTGAAGCAAGCCGAGCAAGCTCACGATGGCTTGCATTTGGCCCAGTTGCACGCCCGCTTCGAACACATCGGCGGCTACCAGGCACGGTCACGGGCCGCGCGCCTCATGAGCGGGCTGGGCTTTCAGGCCGGCGATGAGGATAGACCGGTCACCGACTTCTCCGGTGGCTGGCGCATGCGCATCAATCTGGCTCAGGCCCTGATGTGTCGTTCGGACCTCCTGCTGCTGGACGAGCCGACCAATCACCTGGACCTCGATGCCGTGTTGTGGCTGCAGGACTGGCTGAGCACCTATCCAGGCACCTTGCTGTTGATTTCCCACGACCGCGATTTTTTGGATGCCGTCACGGACCGCATCGTGCATCTCGAAAATCAAGTCTTGACGGTTTATACCGGCAATTATTCCGCCTTCGAGGTCAGACGCGCCGAGCTGCTGGCCCAACGGCAAGCCGCATACGACCGGCAGCAGCGGGAGATCGCCCACATACGCTCCTTCGTCGACCGCTTCCGCGCCCAAGCCACCAAGGCACGCCAGGCGCAAAGCCGCATCAAGGCGCTGGCGCGCATGGAAGTCATCGCCCAGGCGCATGCCGACTCACCCTTCGACTTCGCATTCCAGCCGCCTGCCAAGCTGCCACGGCCCTTGTTGCGGGTACGGGAAGCCAGCGTCGGCCACGGCCAAAAGCGGATCTTGGAGAACGTCGACCTCACGCTGGCCCCGGGTGACCGCATAGGCCTGCTGGGTCCGAACGGCGCCGGTAAATCGACCCTGATCAAGACGTTGGCAGGAGATCTGCCGCTCCTGGCAGGCGAACGCATCGAAGCCCAGGATCTGAAGCTGGGCTATTTCGCGCAACACCAGATCGAGCAACTGCGCATGGACGAAAGTCCTTTGCGGCATTTTCAACGGCTGGACACCAAGGCCAGCGAAAAGGATTTGCGCAATTTTCTCGGCGGCTTCGGCTTCCAGGGCGATGCCGCTATGGCAGAAATAGCCCCTTTTTCCGGCGGCGAAAAAGCCCGTCTGGCATTGGCGCTCCTGGTTTATCAGCGCCCCAACCTGCTGCTGCTGGACGAACCGACCAACCACCTCGACCTGGAAATGCGTTACGCCCTGAGCCGGGCATTGCAGGATTTCGAAGGCGCCCTGGTCGTGGTTTCGCACGACCGCTACCTGCTGCGCACCGTCGCCGACGAATTCTGGCTGGCGCATGACGGCAGGGTAGAGCCGTTCGAAGGCGACTTGGAAGACTACCGCAAAAAGCTGGCGGCAAGCGGAGCCCCCAGCCCGGCCGCATTGGAAACCGGCGCCACAGCCTTATCCCGCAAAGACCAGCGCCGCCTGGATGCGGATAAGCGCCAGCAGTTGCGCCCGCTGCAACAGGCACTACAGAAGGCGGAAAGCGAACTGGATAAACTCGGCCAGGAACGCCACCAGATGGAATCCGCACTCGCCGACCCCGGATTGTACGAGCCCGACGGCAAGGATCGGCTGCAAGCCTTGCTGCGGGACAAGGCACGTGTCGACCGCGCGCTGGCGGCGGCCGAAAACGCTTGGCTGGAAGCCGGCGAGGCTCTCGAAGCCGCTCAACAGGTCGACGCCGCCTAA
- a CDS encoding universal stress protein, translating into MENYRHILLALDFSEHHPKVAERALDLAHKHEAKLSLIHVVENLPIGDTSYGPIVPFDLDLTEQMVESARQRLNQLAVSLQLPKENVYVEIGSPKAEIVRVAEENGVDLIVVGSHGRHGIALLLGSTAGSVIHHAKCDVLAVRLRADE; encoded by the coding sequence ATGGAAAACTACCGTCACATCCTGTTGGCGCTCGATTTCAGTGAACACCACCCCAAGGTCGCCGAACGTGCGCTCGATTTGGCCCACAAGCATGAGGCCAAGCTCAGTCTCATACACGTGGTGGAAAACCTGCCCATCGGCGACACCAGCTACGGCCCTATCGTACCCTTCGACCTGGACCTCACCGAACAAATGGTCGAATCGGCCCGCCAGCGCCTGAACCAATTGGCCGTGAGCCTCCAGCTTCCCAAGGAAAACGTCTACGTCGAGATCGGCAGCCCGAAAGCCGAGATCGTGCGGGTCGCGGAAGAAAATGGGGTGGATCTCATCGTGGTCGGTTCCCACGGCCGACACGGCATCGCCTTATTGCTGGGCTCCACCGCCGGGAGCGTCATCCATCACGCGAAGTGCGACGTGCTCGCGGTGAGGCTGCGCGCCGATGAGTAA
- a CDS encoding TrkH family potassium uptake protein — MGRLLSLAHVFGLMLMVYSAADLLPLVAALVYGDGTAMLFVHDFALSFCSGGVFWIFSKGYQRELKAKDGFLVVVMAWLGMAAFSTYPLMASIPGLSFTDAYFEAMSGLSTTGATILSGLDNLPPAINLWRHELNWLGGMGIIVLVVAILPVLGVGGRQMFMAETPGPIKDSKLTPRITETAKNLWMVYAGITVACILSLKLAGMNWLDAICHAFATMGLGGFSTHDASVGYFDSPAIEAILIVFMLLAGMNFATHFLALRGHSLKPYRHDIEAIPYLWLVGLSCLGIGAYLWSQGTYESFWVALRHASFNLVSIATDCGFASVDFNQWPIFAPLWMLFLSCVTACTGSTGGGIKMMRSMVLVKQSQMQMFLLTHPTAVNPLKIGKMVIPSAIVFSVLGFIFVYFMSVVILTLTLVISGLDFISSFTAIIACINNAGPGLNQVGPATNYASLNDFQTWICALAMFIGRIEIFTFLIILTPAFWRK; from the coding sequence ATGGGCAGATTGCTTTCGCTAGCGCATGTATTCGGCCTCATGCTGATGGTGTACAGCGCCGCCGATCTGCTGCCGCTGGTAGCCGCGCTGGTCTACGGCGATGGAACCGCCATGCTGTTCGTACATGACTTTGCGCTGAGCTTCTGTTCCGGGGGAGTGTTCTGGATCTTCTCCAAGGGCTACCAGCGAGAACTTAAGGCTAAGGACGGATTTCTGGTCGTGGTGATGGCCTGGCTGGGAATGGCCGCATTTTCGACCTATCCGTTGATGGCTTCGATTCCGGGCTTATCGTTCACCGACGCCTATTTCGAGGCGATGTCGGGTCTGTCCACCACCGGCGCCACCATATTGTCCGGGCTGGATAATTTGCCGCCGGCCATCAATCTCTGGCGCCATGAACTCAACTGGCTGGGCGGAATGGGCATCATCGTTTTGGTGGTGGCGATACTGCCGGTGCTAGGCGTGGGCGGGCGTCAGATGTTCATGGCGGAGACGCCGGGGCCCATCAAGGACAGCAAACTGACCCCGCGCATCACCGAAACGGCCAAAAATCTCTGGATGGTTTATGCCGGCATCACGGTGGCCTGCATCCTGTCCCTAAAATTGGCCGGTATGAACTGGCTGGACGCGATCTGCCACGCCTTCGCCACCATGGGTCTGGGCGGCTTTTCCACCCATGATGCCAGCGTCGGTTATTTCGATTCGCCGGCCATCGAGGCGATATTGATCGTCTTCATGCTACTGGCGGGGATGAATTTCGCCACGCATTTCCTAGCCTTGCGGGGACATAGCCTGAAGCCGTACCGCCATGACATCGAAGCCATACCCTATCTGTGGCTGGTGGGGCTAAGCTGCCTGGGCATAGGCGCCTATCTATGGTCGCAGGGGACTTACGAGAGTTTCTGGGTCGCTCTGCGCCATGCCAGCTTCAACCTGGTGTCCATCGCGACCGACTGCGGCTTCGCCAGCGTGGATTTCAATCAGTGGCCGATCTTCGCACCGCTGTGGATGCTGTTTCTGAGCTGCGTTACAGCCTGCACGGGATCGACGGGAGGCGGCATCAAGATGATGCGTTCCATGGTTTTGGTGAAACAGAGCCAGATGCAGATGTTTCTGCTGACTCACCCGACGGCGGTCAATCCCCTGAAAATCGGCAAAATGGTCATACCGTCCGCCATCGTATTTTCGGTGCTGGGCTTCATCTTCGTTTATTTCATGAGCGTGGTGATATTGACCTTGACCCTGGTGATCAGTGGACTGGACTTTATTTCGTCGTTTACGGCGATCATCGCCTGCATCAACAATGCAGGTCCCGGTCTGAATCAGGTCGGCCCGGCGACCAATTATGCCAGCCTGAATGACTTCCAGACCTGGATCTGTGCTCTGGCCATGTTCATCGGCCGTATCGAAATATTCACCTTTCTGATCATCCTCACGCCGGCGTTCTGGCGTAAGTGA
- a CDS encoding glutamate synthase subunit beta — protein MGKPTGFMEIARQDRRYTLVADRVQHYHEFVVPLSEDEVRKQGARCMDCGIPYCHNGCPINNIIPDWNDLVYQGNWQDAVEVLHSTNNFPEFTGRICPAPCEAACTLNLTDEPVTIKTIECAIVDKAWENGWIKPQIPARRSGKRVAVIGSGPAGLAAAQQLARAGHTVVVYEKADRIGGLLRYGIPDFKLEKHLIDRRIAQMQAEGVVFRPNTHVGVDVLLKSLVDEFDAVLLAAGSEQPRDLPVPGRELRGVHFAMEFLPQQNKRVAGDVIPDDVSIVAHDKHVLVIGGGDTGSDCIGTSIRHGAAAVTQIEILPKPPEKEEKGLTWPYWPNKLRTSSSQEEGCARDWAVTTKRFEGENGKVTQAVCARVEWKQENGRWVMNEIPGSEFTIKTDLVLLAMGFVHPVRDGMLEELGLSLDERGNVRADTADYKTSADKVFAAGDVRRGQSLVVWAIREGRQAARAVDEFLTGSSELPR, from the coding sequence ATGGGCAAGCCCACGGGATTCATGGAAATCGCGCGTCAGGACAGGCGCTACACGCTGGTCGCCGACCGCGTACAGCATTATCACGAATTCGTCGTTCCGCTCAGCGAGGACGAGGTGCGCAAGCAGGGTGCCCGCTGCATGGACTGCGGGATTCCGTATTGCCACAACGGCTGCCCGATCAACAACATCATTCCGGACTGGAACGATCTGGTCTACCAGGGCAATTGGCAGGATGCCGTCGAGGTGCTGCACAGCACCAACAACTTCCCGGAGTTCACCGGCCGCATCTGCCCGGCGCCCTGCGAGGCCGCCTGCACGCTGAATCTGACCGACGAACCGGTGACTATCAAGACGATAGAATGCGCCATTGTCGACAAGGCCTGGGAGAACGGCTGGATCAAGCCGCAGATTCCCGCCCGGCGTTCCGGCAAGCGCGTGGCCGTCATCGGCTCCGGTCCCGCCGGCCTGGCGGCCGCACAACAACTGGCACGCGCCGGTCATACCGTCGTCGTGTATGAAAAGGCGGACCGCATCGGCGGCCTGTTGCGCTACGGCATTCCCGATTTCAAGCTGGAAAAACACTTGATCGATCGCCGCATCGCGCAGATGCAGGCCGAGGGCGTGGTGTTCCGTCCCAACACCCATGTCGGCGTGGACGTTTTGCTGAAGTCGCTGGTCGACGAATTCGACGCCGTGCTGCTCGCAGCGGGATCGGAACAGCCCCGCGACCTGCCGGTTCCCGGCCGCGAATTGCGCGGCGTGCACTTCGCCATGGAATTCCTGCCGCAGCAGAACAAGCGCGTCGCCGGCGACGTCATTCCCGATGACGTGAGCATCGTCGCGCACGACAAGCATGTGCTGGTCATCGGCGGCGGCGATACCGGTTCCGACTGTATCGGAACCTCCATCCGCCATGGCGCGGCGGCCGTCACGCAGATCGAAATCCTGCCCAAGCCGCCGGAGAAGGAGGAAAAGGGCCTGACCTGGCCCTACTGGCCCAACAAACTGCGCACTTCTTCGTCGCAGGAAGAGGGCTGTGCCCGCGACTGGGCGGTCACCACCAAGCGTTTCGAGGGCGAGAACGGTAAGGTTACCCAGGCCGTCTGCGCCCGGGTCGAGTGGAAGCAGGAAAACGGCCGCTGGGTGATGAACGAGATTCCCGGGAGCGAATTCACCATCAAGACCGATCTGGTTTTGTTGGCCATGGGCTTCGTGCATCCCGTGCGTGACGGCATGCTGGAGGAATTGGGCCTGAGTCTGGACGAGCGCGGCAACGTGCGGGCCGACACGGCCGACTACAAGACTTCGGCCGACAAGGTCTTCGCGGCGGGCGACGTGCGGCGCGGGCAGTCGCTGGTGGTCTGGGCCATACGGGAAGGTCGCCAGGCCGCGCGGGCGGTGGACGAGTTCCTGACGGGAAGTTCGGAACTTCCCCGCTAG